A region of the Campylobacter subantarcticus LMG 24377 genome:
TATATTTTTGATAATATTTGATTTTTTAAGCTTGTTTTAGATATAATGCAAAAAATTATTTTTATTTTATAAGGAAAATTTATGTCAAGAATTTGTCAAATTACAGGAAAAAGACCTATGGTGGGTAACAATGTTAGTCATGCTAACAATAAAACAAAAAGACGCTTTTTGCCAAATTTAAGAACAGTCCGCATTACTTTAGAAGATGGAACAACTAGAAAAGTTAGAGTTGCTGCTTCAACTTTAAGAACGCTTAAAAAACAAAGTAGCAAGTAATCCTTAATGTAAACGAGGAATTATTATGTCTTTTTTGAAAAAGCTACAAAAATTCCTCAATTGGTCCCCCTCTCCAAAACCTTCAATTAATCTCAATGATGAGCTTTATGAACAACTTAGATTTTTAAGAATCCCTCTTATTGCCGTTGTAATGATGACATTAATTGGAGCTTTTGGCTATATGCTTACAAGTAATTACAACCTTAACGATGCTATTTATCAAGCAGGTATGACTTTCACCACTTTGGGTTATACTGAAGTTAATCCCATACCAACAGCGGGTAGAATTTTTACTGTTGTATATGTATTATTAACTTTTACAATATTTACTTTTTGCATGGGTTTAGTAATAGAAATAGTAAAAAAAGGTGTTTTGTCTAAAATCATCAAGGAAAGAAGAATGCTACATAAAGTTGCAAGATTAAAAAATCATTTTGTAATATGCTATCATAATGATTTTACTATAGAATTAGCACAGCAATTTAGAGAAAATCATATTCCTTTTGTTGTAGTTGATGAAGTTGAAAATTTCAGTGAGATTGCCGAAAAATATAATTATCCTTATTACATAGAAAGCGCACCTCATACTAATACAGCCTTTTTAAAAACCAATCTTTCTAGCGCAAAAGGAGTAATCACCCTTAGTAACAACATAGCAGATAATATTGCAATCATTGCCTCAGTAAGATTATTTGAAAAAGAACTACAAAGAATTAATCCTTATTTTATACTAGCTAGCTCAAGTAACGAAGATGAAACCCAAAAGCTCAAAAAACTTGGAGCAAATTCCATTGTTTCTGCTACAAAATTAGTCGCACAAAGACTTAGCGCGATATCAGCAAGACCAGATATGGAAAATTTATTAGAAAATTATTTATACAAAAAAAATAGCCCTATTGATTTAGAAGAAATTAAAATTCCTGATGAATCATGGGTGAGATTTAAAAGATTAAAAGAAATTCACTTAAGAGATATGGCAAATGTAAGTATAGTGGGAATTTTAGAAAATAAAAAATTCACACCTATGCCAAGAGGTGATACCTTAATAGGTACTGGAGCAAAATTATTAATCGTAGGTACAGCAGATAGTATAAAAATAGCCAAAAAGATTATAAAAAACAAACAAAAACCTGATGAGTTAAAATATATTTAACTTATTTTAAGCTATAATCAAATATTCATTTTAAAAAGGAGACTTATATGCTACATGAATTTAGAGATTTAATTACTGAATTAAAAGGCAAAGATATGCACTTTGATAAGTTGTTTGAAGAACATAATAAACTTGATCATAAAATCAAAGACGCAGAAGAAGGTAGAATTCATCTTGATAGCTTGGAAATTGCAAATCTTAAAAAAGAAAAACTAAGATTAAAAGATGAGCTAAACACTTATTTATCAAATTATAAAAAATAATTTCTTTCTAATTTTAACTTTCAAGGAAAAACTATGTTTGGAAAAAGTCAATTAAAACAAGACTTTGAAGATTTACAAAATAAAATCAAAAAGCTAGAAGAGGAAAATAAAAAACTTCTTTTAGAAAAACAAGAACTAATCGAAAAATACGAAAAACAAACCCAAAAAGATTGCGGGAAAAATGCACTTGAAACTCATCTTTTAGAGATGTTGCTAAATGGAGTATTAAAAGGCATATCAAATGTGCAAAGCGATATGCAAGAAAATGTAAATAAAGCAGAGATGATTTCTCAGTATTCTGACTCATCATTAAAAGATATGCAAGAGTTAAATTCCATCACTCAATCAATCATATCTTCACTACAAAGCATTATCGAATCAGCTAATCGTTCAAGAGATACAGCTGGCAATTTACACCGTAGTGTTGATGAAATTACCAATGTAATCAATCTCATTAAAGATGTATCAGACCAAACCAATCTTTTGGCATTAAATGCTGCTATTGAAGCTGCACGTGCAGGTGAACATGGCCGTGGTTTTGCTGTAGTTGCTGATGAAGTTAGAAAACTTGCAGAAAAAACACAAAAAGCAACTTCTGAAGTAGAATTAAATATTAATCTATTAAAACAAAATGCAGATGAAATGTATGGACAAAGTGAACAAGTAGAAAAAGTATCACTTGAATCAAATGAACATATTATAAAATTCTCTAATAATTTTACTCAATTAATTTCTAATGCAAATTCAACTAGTTCACACGCTAAGAGCATT
Encoded here:
- a CDS encoding potassium channel family protein encodes the protein MSFLKKLQKFLNWSPSPKPSINLNDELYEQLRFLRIPLIAVVMMTLIGAFGYMLTSNYNLNDAIYQAGMTFTTLGYTEVNPIPTAGRIFTVVYVLLTFTIFTFCMGLVIEIVKKGVLSKIIKERRMLHKVARLKNHFVICYHNDFTIELAQQFRENHIPFVVVDEVENFSEIAEKYNYPYYIESAPHTNTAFLKTNLSSAKGVITLSNNIADNIAIIASVRLFEKELQRINPYFILASSSNEDETQKLKKLGANSIVSATKLVAQRLSAISARPDMENLLENYLYKKNSPIDLEEIKIPDESWVRFKRLKEIHLRDMANVSIVGILENKKFTPMPRGDTLIGTGAKLLIVGTADSIKIAKKIIKNKQKPDELKYI
- a CDS encoding YdcH family protein; the protein is MLHEFRDLITELKGKDMHFDKLFEEHNKLDHKIKDAEEGRIHLDSLEIANLKKEKLRLKDELNTYLSNYKK
- the rpmB gene encoding 50S ribosomal protein L28 — encoded protein: MSRICQITGKRPMVGNNVSHANNKTKRRFLPNLRTVRITLEDGTTRKVRVAASTLRTLKKQSSK